One window of Botrimarina mediterranea genomic DNA carries:
- a CDS encoding sensor histidine kinase: MTSTETPGAEIHDLQKEIAQLRCDLQAAQQMTALGELVSTTTHEFNNVLTTILNYAKLGLRHTDDATRTRSLEKILAAAQRAEKLTSSVLGLARNRSADPAPTDLGALCDETLVLLERELQKYRVGVERQYEARGKAMVVGNQVQQVLMNLLTNARQAMPSGGQVIIRTADNAQTGTVDLSVRDTGAGIAMDLLPRIFDRGYSTKSGPDETGKGGAGLGLSACREMIEAQGGKIRVESAVGRGTQFTLRLPTASAAALAGPTGQPIAQLGVSATASAI; encoded by the coding sequence ATGACATCAACCGAGACTCCCGGCGCCGAGATTCACGACCTCCAAAAGGAGATCGCGCAGCTGCGTTGCGACCTGCAAGCGGCGCAGCAGATGACAGCGCTCGGCGAGCTCGTCAGCACGACCACGCACGAGTTCAACAACGTCCTCACGACGATCCTCAACTACGCGAAGCTCGGCCTGCGTCACACCGACGACGCGACTCGCACCCGATCGCTTGAGAAGATCCTCGCCGCCGCTCAGCGGGCGGAGAAGCTGACGTCGAGCGTCTTGGGCCTGGCGCGCAATCGCTCGGCCGACCCGGCGCCAACCGACCTCGGCGCGCTGTGCGACGAGACGCTGGTGCTGCTCGAGCGCGAGTTGCAGAAATACCGGGTCGGCGTCGAACGCCAGTACGAGGCCCGCGGCAAGGCGATGGTCGTCGGCAACCAGGTGCAACAGGTGCTGATGAACCTGCTCACCAACGCCCGTCAGGCGATGCCCTCGGGCGGGCAGGTCATCATCCGCACGGCCGACAACGCCCAGACGGGGACGGTCGATCTCTCGGTCCGCGACACGGGCGCCGGCATCGCGATGGACCTTCTGCCGCGCATCTTCGATCGCGGCTACAGCACCAAGTCGGGCCCCGATGAGACGGGCAAAGGGGGCGCCGGCTTAGGGCTCTCGGCTTGCCGTGAAATGATCGAGGCCCAGGGGGGCAAGATCCGCGTCGAGAGCGCCGTCGGCCGCGGCACGCAATTCACGCTCCGACTCCCCACCGCCAGCGCCGCCGCCCTCGCCGGCCCCACCGGCCAACCCATCGCCCAACTCGGCGTCAGCGCGACGGCGTCAGCGATCTGA
- the tadA gene encoding tRNA adenosine(34) deaminase TadA has product MLLPQPEDLDYMRLALGEAQAAAAGGEVPVGAVVVCNDRVIAAAHNQRETLRDPTAHAEMIAITQAAESLGAWRLEGCTLYVTLEPCPMCAGAIVQSRVPRVVYGAVDPKAGAVESLYTLLADERLNHRPTVTSGVLAEPCGEILTSFFRARRR; this is encoded by the coding sequence ATGTTGCTCCCCCAGCCCGAAGACCTCGACTACATGCGGCTGGCCCTCGGCGAGGCTCAGGCCGCGGCCGCGGGGGGGGAGGTCCCGGTCGGCGCCGTCGTCGTCTGCAACGACCGAGTGATCGCCGCCGCCCATAATCAGCGCGAGACGCTCCGCGACCCAACGGCCCACGCCGAGATGATCGCCATCACGCAAGCGGCCGAGTCGCTCGGCGCGTGGCGGCTCGAAGGCTGCACGCTGTACGTGACGCTCGAACCGTGCCCGATGTGCGCCGGCGCCATCGTGCAGTCGCGCGTCCCGCGCGTCGTGTACGGCGCGGTCGATCCGAAGGCGGGCGCCGTCGAGAGCCTCTACACCCTGCTCGCCGACGAAAGGCTCAATCACCGCCCCACGGTAACCAGCGGCGTCCTCGCCGAACCCTGCGGCGAGATCCTCACAAGCTTCTTCCGCGCGCGGCGGCGTTAG
- a CDS encoding VanZ family protein: MLPSVARPLTFDPAAMSSPSTADATDAPVVPPRRCWRRTAVFWLAALAVYWLVLFIGTHLPTENVAGVATDNDKLVHTAAYAVLTTLLCIAWRRVGGSPGLMGRLVIAAAVLTYGAIDELSQPYFGRSCDLRDWIADSVGVSLALLLDAWRHRRGP; the protein is encoded by the coding sequence ATGCTCCCTTCCGTCGCCCGGCCCCTCACCTTCGACCCCGCCGCGATGTCTTCCCCCAGCACCGCCGACGCGACGGACGCCCCCGTTGTCCCGCCGCGACGCTGCTGGCGCCGCACCGCGGTCTTTTGGCTAGCGGCACTGGCGGTCTATTGGCTCGTGCTTTTCATCGGCACCCACCTGCCAACGGAGAACGTGGCGGGCGTCGCAACGGATAACGACAAGCTCGTCCACACGGCGGCCTACGCGGTGCTAACGACGCTGCTGTGTATCGCCTGGCGTCGTGTCGGCGGCTCGCCAGGGCTCATGGGTCGTCTTGTGATCGCCGCCGCGGTGCTCACTTACGGCGCGATCGACGAGCTCAGCCAGCCTTACTTCGGCCGCTCGTGCGACCTGCGGGACTGGATCGCCGACAGCGTCGGCGTGTCGTTGGCTTTATTATTGGATGCGTGGCGGCACCGTCGCGGTCCTTGA
- a CDS encoding sensor histidine kinase translates to MTPSPAMRLQQVEGLFTQSLRELQALTDRVFSFLLVAQWAAAIVCALTLSPRAWVGSQSSPHIHLVAALLVGGLLTVFPVWLARNRSGEYLTRLVITAAQMMFSALLIHLMGGRIEAHFHIFGSLALLSFYRDFRVFVPAVVLILSDHLFRGVYWPQSVFGVSEPALFEALEHGGWVLFETAFLVWGIAQSRDHLWRMAELQASLEEERDTLEARVERRTEQLAEARDYLANVIDSLDARICILDERGVILSTNAAWRRFGEGIESEAIRIGEGDNYIHYCDTLGATDGFHAAELAAGLRGIVAGDPDCFVMEYRHHVAGGEAWFQVRACPFAGASGAAVVVAHVDVTERVNAAASSRREADRAAALSQILSDLPNEVYILRRDDLRFLLVSEGAVRATGYDRPTLLGMSPADLVPNATVEKCLVAVEPLIEGRASMVDFQTLHRRHDGHAYPVQVSVHAANFNGQPVFVAFITDLTEVRRLESRLAQSQKLESIGQLAAGIAHEINTPMQCVSNNVEFLQECHQRLFDLVDRLVKTLDSPARSWDDRKLSVRSLIDEHYYNRVAAMAPSAINEAAEASRRVIEIVRAMKVMSHPGTHDFVDSDLNDGIRNAATIARNRWKYVAEVEFDLDEALPHVPVLPAELNQVFLNLIVNAADAIAEKNGENGPLGVITLRTRCESESVRIEIADNGPGVPEAIRERIFDPFFTTKDVGKGTGQGLAISYDVVVNKHHGTIDVLSTEGEGATFVVCLPMRVEAAEGITEASTSVVEA, encoded by the coding sequence GTGACGCCCTCCCCCGCCATGCGGCTTCAGCAAGTCGAAGGACTTTTCACGCAATCGCTCCGCGAACTGCAAGCGCTGACCGATCGTGTGTTCTCGTTCCTCCTCGTGGCCCAGTGGGCCGCGGCGATCGTCTGCGCGTTGACGCTCTCGCCTCGGGCCTGGGTCGGGTCGCAGAGCTCGCCCCACATCCACCTTGTGGCGGCCTTGCTCGTCGGCGGGCTGCTGACGGTCTTTCCTGTCTGGCTCGCGCGGAATCGCAGCGGTGAGTATCTGACCCGTTTGGTGATCACCGCGGCGCAGATGATGTTCTCGGCGCTCTTGATCCACCTGATGGGGGGACGCATCGAGGCCCACTTCCACATCTTTGGCTCGCTCGCGCTACTATCGTTCTACCGCGACTTTCGCGTGTTTGTCCCGGCGGTCGTGCTCATCCTCAGCGACCACCTCTTCCGCGGCGTCTATTGGCCCCAATCGGTCTTTGGAGTCAGCGAGCCGGCGCTCTTTGAAGCCTTGGAGCACGGCGGGTGGGTGCTGTTCGAGACGGCGTTTCTGGTGTGGGGCATCGCCCAAAGCCGCGACCACCTGTGGCGGATGGCGGAGCTCCAGGCCTCGCTGGAAGAAGAACGCGACACGCTCGAGGCCCGGGTCGAGCGCCGAACCGAGCAGCTCGCCGAAGCCCGTGACTACCTGGCGAACGTCATCGACTCGCTCGACGCCCGGATCTGTATCCTCGACGAACGCGGCGTGATCCTCTCGACCAACGCGGCGTGGCGCCGATTCGGCGAAGGCATCGAATCAGAGGCCATTCGGATCGGTGAAGGCGACAACTACATCCACTACTGCGACACGCTGGGGGCGACGGACGGATTCCATGCGGCGGAGCTCGCCGCGGGGCTACGCGGCATCGTCGCCGGCGACCCCGATTGTTTCGTGATGGAGTACCGGCACCACGTCGCCGGCGGCGAAGCCTGGTTCCAAGTGCGGGCCTGCCCCTTCGCGGGCGCCAGCGGAGCCGCGGTTGTCGTCGCCCATGTCGATGTCACCGAACGGGTCAACGCCGCCGCCAGCTCACGCAGGGAAGCCGACCGCGCCGCGGCGCTCTCGCAGATCCTCAGCGACCTCCCGAACGAGGTCTACATCCTCCGCCGCGATGACCTGCGGTTCCTCCTTGTCAGTGAAGGGGCTGTGCGCGCGACGGGCTACGACCGCCCGACGCTGCTCGGGATGTCGCCGGCCGACCTCGTTCCCAATGCGACTGTCGAAAAGTGCCTCGTGGCGGTCGAACCGCTGATCGAGGGGCGCGCGTCGATGGTCGATTTTCAGACGTTGCACCGCCGCCACGACGGCCACGCCTACCCGGTCCAGGTCTCGGTCCACGCCGCCAACTTTAATGGCCAGCCGGTCTTCGTGGCGTTCATCACCGACCTTACCGAGGTCCGGCGTCTCGAGAGTCGGCTCGCTCAGTCGCAGAAGCTCGAGTCGATCGGCCAACTCGCCGCGGGCATCGCCCACGAGATCAACACGCCCATGCAGTGCGTGTCGAACAACGTCGAGTTTCTGCAAGAGTGCCATCAGCGCTTGTTCGATCTCGTGGATCGACTCGTCAAGACGCTCGACTCGCCGGCACGGTCTTGGGACGATCGCAAGCTGTCGGTTCGTAGCCTAATCGACGAACACTACTACAACCGTGTGGCGGCGATGGCGCCGTCGGCGATCAACGAAGCGGCCGAGGCCTCGCGGCGCGTCATCGAGATTGTCCGCGCGATGAAGGTCATGTCCCATCCGGGGACCCATGACTTCGTCGATTCCGACCTCAACGACGGGATCCGTAACGCGGCGACAATTGCGCGCAACCGCTGGAAGTACGTCGCGGAGGTGGAGTTCGACCTCGACGAGGCGTTGCCGCATGTCCCAGTTCTGCCGGCGGAACTGAACCAAGTCTTCCTCAACCTGATCGTCAACGCCGCCGACGCCATCGCCGAGAAGAACGGCGAAAACGGCCCTCTCGGCGTGATCACGCTCCGCACCCGCTGCGAGAGTGAATCGGTCCGCATCGAGATCGCCGACAACGGTCCGGGTGTGCCCGAAGCGATCCGCGAGCGCATCTTCGATCCCTTCTTTACCACCAAAGACGTCGGCAAAGGGACCGGTCAGGGCCTCGCGATCAGCTACGACGTGGTGGTCAACAAACACCACGGCACGATCGACGTGCTATCGACCGAAGGCGAGGGCGCGACGTTCGTGGTGTGCTTGCCGATGAGAGTGGAAGCGGCGGAAGGAATTACCGAGGCTTCTACTTCTGTGGTTGAGGCATGA
- a CDS encoding suppressor of fused domain protein yields the protein MNYCDHLRVHYEQQWLNDAIVRSWEYGPKEQLGSEFCVLEFQPNQSRDMWTYATCCMSQSTDVAPVEIHLFSGIQTSDHIELLTAIAHYHRTGKCLELGHVVNFGRPWIPGSECNHGVLSLPYLDGPSLEESATPFSINPVRFLWLIPITAAEATYASQQGLRALEDRLEDNQFNYLDPQRQSVV from the coding sequence ATGAACTACTGCGATCACTTGAGAGTTCATTACGAACAGCAATGGTTGAACGACGCCATCGTCCGCTCTTGGGAATATGGTCCGAAAGAGCAGCTTGGCTCCGAGTTCTGCGTTCTGGAGTTTCAGCCAAATCAGTCACGTGACATGTGGACGTATGCGACATGCTGTATGTCTCAATCAACCGACGTTGCTCCCGTTGAGATACATCTATTCTCTGGCATACAAACGAGCGATCATATTGAATTGCTTACAGCGATCGCACATTACCATAGAACCGGCAAGTGTCTTGAGCTGGGGCACGTCGTAAATTTCGGGCGTCCTTGGATTCCCGGGTCGGAATGCAATCATGGGGTGCTTTCGTTGCCCTACCTAGACGGCCCCAGCCTCGAAGAGTCTGCAACGCCATTTAGTATCAATCCGGTGCGTTTTCTTTGGTTGATACCCATCACGGCTGCTGAAGCGACCTATGCGAGCCAGCAAGGCCTTCGAGCCCTTGAGGACCGACTTGAAGACAACCAATTCAACTATCTTGACCCTCAGCGGCAGAGCGTCGTCTAG